One Solenopsis invicta isolate M01_SB unplaced genomic scaffold, UNIL_Sinv_3.0 scaffold_185, whole genome shotgun sequence genomic region harbors:
- the LOC120356804 gene encoding AP-1 complex subunit mu-1-like isoform X2: MSMSAIYILDVKGKVLISRNYRGDIETGVIEKFMPLVMEREEEGNVTPIIQTTECTYAYIKYNNLYIVFTTKKNANISLVFVFLHKVVHVMQEYFKELEEESIRDNFVVIYELLDELLDFGYPQTTDSKILQEYITQEGHKLEIQPRIPMAVTNAVSWRSEGIKYRKNEVFLDVIESVNLLANANGNVLSSEIVGAIKMRVYLSGMPELRLGLNDKVLFESTGRGKSKSVELEDVKFHQCVRLSRFENDRTISFIPPDGEFELMSYRLNTHVKPLIWIESVIERHAHSRVEYMIKARSQFKRRSTANNVEIVIPVPNDADSPKFKTTIGSVKYSPEQSAITWIIKSFPGGKEYLMRAHFGLPSVVGEDVEGKPPIQIRVNIMVIFSNIFLRRGEFMNGQKLD; encoded by the exons ATGTCGATGtcagcaatatatattttggaCGTGAAAGGCAAAGTGTTGATTTCGCGAAACTATCGTGGCGACATCGAGACTGGTGTCATAGAAAAGTTCATGCCACTGGTGATGGAACGCGAAGAGGAGGGCAATGTTACACCTATCATTCAGACTACGGAATGTACATACGCctacataaaatataacaatctaTACATCGTGTTCACCACCAAGAAAAATGCTAACATATCCCTAGTATTTGTATTCTTGCACAAAGTGGTGCACGTTATGCAAGAGTATTTCAAGGAACTGGAGGAGGAAAGTATAAGAGACAACTTTGTTGTTATTTATGAGCTTCTGGATGAGTTATTGGACTTTGGCTATCCTCAAACTACCGACAGTAAGATTTTGCAAGAATATATAACTCAAGAAGGTCACAAACTAGAGATTCAGCCCAGAATCCCGATGGCTGTGACCAACGCTGTCTCATGGCGGTCAGAGGGCATTAAGTATCGAAAAAACGAGGTCTTTCTTGATGTAATAGAGTCGGTGAATCTCCTGGCAAATGCCAATGGAAACGTCTTGAGCTCGGAGATTGTAGGTGCAATAAAGATGAGAGTTTACTTGTCAGGTATGCCGGAATTGCGACTGGGCCTCAATGACAAAGTTCTATTCGAGTCAACAGGCCGTGGCAAGTCGAAATCTGTGGAGCTAGAAGACGTCAAGTTCCATCAGTGCGTTAGACTTTCTCGATTCGAGAACGACCGGACGATCTCCTTCATCCCACCGGATGGCGAGTTCGAGCTCATGTCATACAGATTGAACACCCACGTGAAACCACTGATATGGATCGAATCTGTGATCGAGCGGCACGCTCACAGCCGAGTGGAATACATGATAAAGGCGAGGTCGCAGTTCAAGCGCCGATCCACGGCGAACAACGTGGAGATCGTGATTCCGGTGCCGAACGACGCCGACTCGCCCAAGTTCAAGACCACGATCGGCAGCGTCAAGTACTCGCCGGAGCAGAGCGCTATAACTTGGATTATCAAGTCTTTTCCCGGCGGCAAGGAGTACCTAATGCGAGCGCATTTCGGGCTGCCATCGGTAGTCGGCGAAGACGTCGAGGGCAAGCCGCCCATACAG ATTCGTGTAAATATAATGGTaattttttctaacattttccTTCGACGAGGCGAATTTATGAACGGGCAGAAGCTCGATTGA
- the LOC120356804 gene encoding AP-1 complex subunit mu-1-like isoform X1, translating into MSMSAIYILDVKGKVLISRNYRGDIETGVIEKFMPLVMEREEEGNVTPIIQTTECTYAYIKYNNLYIVFTTKKNANISLVFVFLHKVVHVMQEYFKELEEESIRDNFVVIYELLDELLDFGYPQTTDSKILQEYITQEGHKLEIQPRIPMAVTNAVSWRSEGIKYRKNEVFLDVIESVNLLANANGNVLSSEIVGAIKMRVYLSGMPELRLGLNDKVLFESTGRGKSKSVELEDVKFHQCVRLSRFENDRTISFIPPDGEFELMSYRLNTHVKPLIWIESVIERHAHSRVEYMIKARSQFKRRSTANNVEIVIPVPNDADSPKFKTTIGSVKYSPEQSAITWIIKSFPGGKEYLMRAHFGLPSVVGEDVEGKPPIQVKFEIPYFTTSGIQVRYLKIIEKSGYQALPWVRYITQNGDYQLRTN; encoded by the coding sequence ATGTCGATGtcagcaatatatattttggaCGTGAAAGGCAAAGTGTTGATTTCGCGAAACTATCGTGGCGACATCGAGACTGGTGTCATAGAAAAGTTCATGCCACTGGTGATGGAACGCGAAGAGGAGGGCAATGTTACACCTATCATTCAGACTACGGAATGTACATACGCctacataaaatataacaatctaTACATCGTGTTCACCACCAAGAAAAATGCTAACATATCCCTAGTATTTGTATTCTTGCACAAAGTGGTGCACGTTATGCAAGAGTATTTCAAGGAACTGGAGGAGGAAAGTATAAGAGACAACTTTGTTGTTATTTATGAGCTTCTGGATGAGTTATTGGACTTTGGCTATCCTCAAACTACCGACAGTAAGATTTTGCAAGAATATATAACTCAAGAAGGTCACAAACTAGAGATTCAGCCCAGAATCCCGATGGCTGTGACCAACGCTGTCTCATGGCGGTCAGAGGGCATTAAGTATCGAAAAAACGAGGTCTTTCTTGATGTAATAGAGTCGGTGAATCTCCTGGCAAATGCCAATGGAAACGTCTTGAGCTCGGAGATTGTAGGTGCAATAAAGATGAGAGTTTACTTGTCAGGTATGCCGGAATTGCGACTGGGCCTCAATGACAAAGTTCTATTCGAGTCAACAGGCCGTGGCAAGTCGAAATCTGTGGAGCTAGAAGACGTCAAGTTCCATCAGTGCGTTAGACTTTCTCGATTCGAGAACGACCGGACGATCTCCTTCATCCCACCGGATGGCGAGTTCGAGCTCATGTCATACAGATTGAACACCCACGTGAAACCACTGATATGGATCGAATCTGTGATCGAGCGGCACGCTCACAGCCGAGTGGAATACATGATAAAGGCGAGGTCGCAGTTCAAGCGCCGATCCACGGCGAACAACGTGGAGATCGTGATTCCGGTGCCGAACGACGCCGACTCGCCCAAGTTCAAGACCACGATCGGCAGCGTCAAGTACTCGCCGGAGCAGAGCGCTATAACTTGGATTATCAAGTCTTTTCCCGGCGGCAAGGAGTACCTAATGCGAGCGCATTTCGGGCTGCCATCGGTAGTCGGCGAAGACGTCGAGGGCAAGCCGCCCATACAGGTGAAATTCGAGATACCGTATTTTACCACATCCGGTATTCAGGTACGATACTTGAAGATCATTGAAAAAAGTGGCTACCAGGCGCTACCGTGGGTGCGTTACATCACGCAAAACGGGGATTACCAACTGCGGACGAATTAG
- the LOC120356804 gene encoding AP-1 complex subunit mu-1-like isoform X3, whose protein sequence is MSMSAIYILDVKGKVLISRNYRGDIETGVIEKFMPLVMEREEEGNVTPIIQTTECTYAYIKYNNLYIVFTTKKNANISLVFVFLHKVVHVMQEYFKELEEESIRDNFVVIYELLDELLDFGYPQTTDSKILQEYITQEGHKLEIQPRIPMAVTNAVSWRSEGIKYRKNEVFLDVIESVNLLANANGNVLSSEIVGAIKMRVYLSGMPELRLGLNDKVLFESTGRGKSKSVELEDVKFHQCVRLSRFENDRTISFIPPDGEFELMSYRLNTHVKPLIWIESVIERHAHSRVEYMIKARSQFKRRSTANNVEIVIPVPNDADSPKFKTTIGSVKYSPEQSAITWIIKSFPGGKEYLMRAHFGLPSVVGEDVEGKPPIQIGDMYTVVPSVSGLGCS, encoded by the exons ATGTCGATGtcagcaatatatattttggaCGTGAAAGGCAAAGTGTTGATTTCGCGAAACTATCGTGGCGACATCGAGACTGGTGTCATAGAAAAGTTCATGCCACTGGTGATGGAACGCGAAGAGGAGGGCAATGTTACACCTATCATTCAGACTACGGAATGTACATACGCctacataaaatataacaatctaTACATCGTGTTCACCACCAAGAAAAATGCTAACATATCCCTAGTATTTGTATTCTTGCACAAAGTGGTGCACGTTATGCAAGAGTATTTCAAGGAACTGGAGGAGGAAAGTATAAGAGACAACTTTGTTGTTATTTATGAGCTTCTGGATGAGTTATTGGACTTTGGCTATCCTCAAACTACCGACAGTAAGATTTTGCAAGAATATATAACTCAAGAAGGTCACAAACTAGAGATTCAGCCCAGAATCCCGATGGCTGTGACCAACGCTGTCTCATGGCGGTCAGAGGGCATTAAGTATCGAAAAAACGAGGTCTTTCTTGATGTAATAGAGTCGGTGAATCTCCTGGCAAATGCCAATGGAAACGTCTTGAGCTCGGAGATTGTAGGTGCAATAAAGATGAGAGTTTACTTGTCAGGTATGCCGGAATTGCGACTGGGCCTCAATGACAAAGTTCTATTCGAGTCAACAGGCCGTGGCAAGTCGAAATCTGTGGAGCTAGAAGACGTCAAGTTCCATCAGTGCGTTAGACTTTCTCGATTCGAGAACGACCGGACGATCTCCTTCATCCCACCGGATGGCGAGTTCGAGCTCATGTCATACAGATTGAACACCCACGTGAAACCACTGATATGGATCGAATCTGTGATCGAGCGGCACGCTCACAGCCGAGTGGAATACATGATAAAGGCGAGGTCGCAGTTCAAGCGCCGATCCACGGCGAACAACGTGGAGATCGTGATTCCGGTGCCGAACGACGCCGACTCGCCCAAGTTCAAGACCACGATCGGCAGCGTCAAGTACTCGCCGGAGCAGAGCGCTATAACTTGGATTATCAAGTCTTTTCCCGGCGGCAAGGAGTACCTAATGCGAGCGCATTTCGGGCTGCCATCGGTAGTCGGCGAAGACGTCGAGGGCAAGCCGCCCATACAG ATAGGAGACATGTATACAGTAGTGCCATCTGTCTCTGGACTCGGATGTAGTTGA
- the LOC105207198 gene encoding uncharacterized protein LOC105207198 → MVWKCCVPGCTSSARVPSHKLPTQHIKMQAWLKTIGLDNLINAPKNVTTKLRICTLHFPEEMIKPYGQKRCLKDNAMPILFLNANVADGANISFTDNGTIATLQPLDDVEDNSDFVPVASTSTAEEVQLIDKIKYTNITKDIVPRRITQLRAKVRRYRKLLSKRNKTISKYKEKGKDIRRRRTWEDVTANLSGVQKTFFEMISRNFSHAPEENKALNASRKARFSFVPSILISLNDKCDNKKSNNYFVEEMQTVRMSGDIQKSVMLEEGRRYENKEKALALTLYKTMGKRGYNCLRNVFQHIPSIQTLQLVLQKIPLASGLNPLILRHLENISKK, encoded by the exons ATGGTGTGGAAATGTTGCGTGCCGGGATGCACATCATCAGCAAGAGTCCCGAGTCATAAGCTTCCCACCCAACATATTAAAATGCAGGCTTGGTTAAAAACAATCGGATTAGACAACTTGATAA aTGCACCGAAAAATGTCACAACTAAATTAAGAATTTGTACTTTACATTTCCCCGAAGAGATGATAAAACCATATGGGCAGAAGCGATGTCTCAAAGACAATGCAATgccaatattgtttttaaatgcaaatgtgGCAGATGGTGCCAATATCAGTTTTACTGATAATGGTACTATTGCTACATTGCAACCTTTGGATGATGTTGAAGACAATTCTGATTTTGTGCCAGTAGCATCAACGTCAACAGCCGAAGAAGTACaacttattgataaaataaaatacacgaaCATCACTAAAGACATTGTTCCAAGAAGAATCACCCAGCTTCGAGCCAAAGTACGACGCTATAGAAAACTGCTGTCCAAAAGGAACAAAACCATTtccaaatataaagaaaagggAAAGGATATACGTCGTCGCAGAACTTGGGAAGATGTTACTGCGAATTTGTCCGGCGTTCAAAAAACATTCTTTGAGATGATTTCTCGTAATTTTTCTCATGCACCAGAG gaaaataagGCTCTCAATGCCTCTAGGAAAGCAAGGTTCTCATTTGTCCcatcaatattaatatcattgaatgacaaatgtgataataaaaaaagtaataattacttCGTGGAAGAAATGCAAACGGTACGGATGTCAGGCGACATTCAGAAATCCGTTATGCTAGAAGAA GGACGTCGAtacgaaaataaagaaaaagcttTAGCTTTAACTTTATACAAAACGATGGGAAAGCGTGGCTATAATTGCTTACGAAATGTTTTTCAACACATCCCGTCAATACAAACATTACAGTTGGTACTTCAAAAGATTCCTTTAGCTTCTGGATTAAACCCTTTGATTTTGCGACATTTGGAAAATATATccaaaaaatga